In the genome of Natronorubrum daqingense, the window TGGTTTCGAGAGTTGATTCAGCAAAGACGGTTTGACGAAATTGAGCCGCTCGAAGATCACATCGTCATCTCAGGACACACTCCACACGTCCACGCTTTTCTAACACAGATCGAGTCCCATGACCATCCACATCCGTACGTGATTATCGAACCCGACGCTGATCGAGCGGCAACCCTTCACGACCTCGGCCATACGGTATACCATGGCGACCCTGAATCAGAGTCCGATCTCCGAAACGCCTCCGTTGAAAGTGCCCAGGCTGCGATCGTGGCAGGTAACGACCAAATGACAGTAAACGTCGCGCTTGCGATCCGCGACGTAGCCCCGACGGTTCCCATAACCGCAACGCTCGCCGACGAGATGCACCGGCCGTATCTCCGCTCGGCTGGAGTCGATCGCATTGTGCAACCACAACGGGTCATCGGACAATCGCTTGCCACACGATATCCGATACCGACTGGAAAAACGTCAGACCGGATCGTTATCCTCGGTCATGGAACGGTGGGAGAAACAGTTCGATCTGCACTGGACACGTGGGGGTCGGATCCAACTGTCGTGGATACCGATGAAGGCGACCACGTCGACATCGTTGGTGATGCAACTGAGAAAGACACATTGCTAGATGCGGGCGTAGAGAACTCCGACGCCGTTATCGTTTCACTCCCTGAGGATCGACAGGCGGTATATTCGACGTTGCTTATTCGAGATCTCAACGCTACTGCTGAAATTTTTGTTAGAGTAGCGGAGAGTGACGCTCTTAGTCGGGTTGACCGAGCCGGTGCTGATTACGTCCTTGAACTCCCGGATATTACCGGTCGGATGCTCGCTGCTACTGTGCTTGCCGAACCGATTCACGGCGGCGAAAACGTCCTGATTACACGCGTGAACGGATCAGAGGTTGATCCCTGTTCGGTGGAACCCACTCGTGTCATCGGCATCGCTCGGGAAGACGAGCTATATCTCGATCCAGACTCGGAATTTGAGTTGCGAGAAGGCGATATTCTCATCTACCACGAAAAATAGTCTTTCACATCTGATGCCTTCAGATGTATTTTTCAGACAGTAGACGTCACCAAAACATACCTTAATTCCGGATCGGCGATTGTTTCCGGGAGACGTTGATGCTCTAGGGCTGAAATCGATGGTGTTCTGGTATAGTTAGAGATATGACTCTGGAGATTGCAAAAATTGTTCCCGTGAGTTGTCGCTCTCGAAGTAGTAGATCGACTCGTCATATACGGTACAGTAATCGGCGTTCTTTACCGTGAGTTCTGTCCCCGTAACTGGATCTTCGACGTCTTGATCACCAGGTGCTGCTTTGCGACCTCGAAGGACCAGACCGACGAATCCGAGTCCGATGAGAATGAAAAGTACATTCATGATGAAAATCGGATCCACACCGAACACTGTAATACCGGCACCGGGGTCAGCAACTGCTGCCTCTGGTATCAGATCGAGCGTTGCGAACAGGTAGTACACCGTGAATCCGGCCGTCGCCATCGATATGTATAGGATGAGGGTCAGTCGATTGCCGATTTTCGCCCCAAATATTTGTCGGTAGATGTGGATGAGCTGTGGGACGATCAGATCTGCGTAAATATATGCGATGACACCAGCGAAGAGGAATCCTGACCCCCACAGTACTGCTGCGAGCGGGATGTTACCCATTGAGCCGACGAACGCTACGAGCGATACCAGCGGTCCGACCGCACTACTGTAGAGCACTTCCGTAAAACCCTCACCACCTGCTCCAAAGAAGGCCGCCCACGCCCAATCAGGAATTACTGTCGCAGCAAACCCAGCGATGAAAAATCCTGCTAAGAGGGGCTTTCCGAGCATCTTAACGTCCCTCCGGGTTTGATTCGCGGCTTCCACCCAGCCGTTCAGCGACGAGATTTTCTCCCTCCAAGACGTCGTGTGCGTGTCTGGATTCTGTTCGAAGAGCGATTTACATTGATCCGAACAGAAGTGGACGGCTTCGTTTTTAAATTCAACAGCGAGGGCATTCTCACGGTTCATTCGCATCTTGCAAACGGGATCAGTGACGACGGGTTGCTCCTCTCTCACGAGGCGGTCTCTCACTTCGGCGGCCTTATCGTACGGAATCAGGAAATGCGTGAGTATCACCGCAGTTACGATCATGATCGGCGCACCGACTGCTTGTGCGAGTGCGAACTCCCAACCGAGGAGCGCCCAAATGAGGAACGTGAGTGCGATCACAAAATTTGTCGAGGCAATTAAAAAGGCGACAGCAGGAATGATGTGCGCACCTTTCTTGAAGAGGGTTTTTGTCGCTGCGATATCCCCGAACGAACAAGATGTCGAAGCAAATCCGAACGCCGATGCGTAGAAAATCGATCTTGGACTCCCATCGCCCATGTAGTTGACCATCCCTTCCTTGGAGACAAACGCCTGTATCGCCCCGGATAGCATGAACCCGAATAGAAGGGCCCACAGCGACTGCCAGAGGAAGTAACCAGTCGTCCAGAGTGCGTCCCCCACGGTCGAGAGGATGGATGAAGTCATTCTTTAGACCCTTCTTGGCTAATAGACATGTCTATCGAACTTATTGATATTGGCTCAACATTCAGTTGCAATCTCTTTCGTTTCACTTGTGTCAGTTCCTCAAGCATCATTTCAGTGGCAATAGACCTCCTTGTCACCTGAATCAAACCACATGTTCCCACGACATGGGATTTGCGGTGAATAAACACGTCCGAGGTTGTACTAGTCGATATGGCAACTGAAGACTCTCTCGTTCGAACCATCGTGATCGTCGTCGCTGCAATCGTACTCGTCCCCATCCTAATGATGGCACTCATGATGCCGATGATGGGCCTATGGGGTGGGGGACATATGTGGAATGGCAGGATGTGGGACGGGACGGGAGCCACGTGGATGTGGCTGCTCATGTTGCTGGTACCATTACTTGTCCTTCTTGGTATAGTGTATCTTCTGTACAGTGTGATCCGCCAGCCCAGCACGCAACAGCAAGATACTGCGATTGAGGAACTGCGGGCTGCCTATGTCCGAGGCGACATTTCGGATGAAGAGTTCGCGGAACGCCGCGAGCGACTTCAAAGCAAGGTGTAGTCTCTACACAAACAAGCAACTCAGAAGCCTCATTGATTCTTGAAAGTGGATCCAGTTTCTCTGGATCGAAGTCAGTAAATCATACACGCGTCACCGTCCCGAATTCGGCTAGCTCAGAACCCCGCACATTTTGGATGGTCCCGTCAGATCGAAGTGTTCTATAATCGAATAAGCACCGTTTTTGTCCCCTTGAGTTCCTCTTACGCCAATCTCCTGAGCCATGGGCCCTGACGGATTCGAACCATCGACCACTCGGTATCCCACACAACCGAACCAGGTTCGATCGCGTTATGAGCCGAGCGCTCTAACCAGACTGAGCTAAGGGCCCGTACACGAGACGAAACCGCGGAACCTAGTTAACCCTTACTCTCCGTCTCGCTCGAGTGCCCTCTCACTGCCAAAGAACGCGGCCATCTCGTCCTCGGCTCGTTCCT includes:
- a CDS encoding potassium channel family protein; translated protein: MKLSQWPLKMTSRLRKLSIGQRIALYVVIVAVIVSVYTAAYWYGMAAYEDRNLSLGGALQTVVQSLTTTGYGQDAPWETAIMNLFTIVMQFTGILLLFLLLPLIIVPWFRELIQQRRFDEIEPLEDHIVISGHTPHVHAFLTQIESHDHPHPYVIIEPDADRAATLHDLGHTVYHGDPESESDLRNASVESAQAAIVAGNDQMTVNVALAIRDVAPTVPITATLADEMHRPYLRSAGVDRIVQPQRVIGQSLATRYPIPTGKTSDRIVILGHGTVGETVRSALDTWGSDPTVVDTDEGDHVDIVGDATEKDTLLDAGVENSDAVIVSLPEDRQAVYSTLLIRDLNATAEIFVRVAESDALSRVDRAGADYVLELPDITGRMLAATVLAEPIHGGENVLITRVNGSEVDPCSVEPTRVIGIAREDELYLDPDSEFELREGDILIYHEK
- a CDS encoding SHOCT domain-containing protein is translated as MATEDSLVRTIVIVVAAIVLVPILMMALMMPMMGLWGGGHMWNGRMWDGTGATWMWLLMLLVPLLVLLGIVYLLYSVIRQPSTQQQDTAIEELRAAYVRGDISDEEFAERRERLQSKV
- a CDS encoding permease, yielding MTSSILSTVGDALWTTGYFLWQSLWALLFGFMLSGAIQAFVSKEGMVNYMGDGSPRSIFYASAFGFASTSCSFGDIAATKTLFKKGAHIIPAVAFLIASTNFVIALTFLIWALLGWEFALAQAVGAPIMIVTAVILTHFLIPYDKAAEVRDRLVREEQPVVTDPVCKMRMNRENALAVEFKNEAVHFCSDQCKSLFEQNPDTHTTSWREKISSLNGWVEAANQTRRDVKMLGKPLLAGFFIAGFAATVIPDWAWAAFFGAGGEGFTEVLYSSAVGPLVSLVAFVGSMGNIPLAAVLWGSGFLFAGVIAYIYADLIVPQLIHIYRQIFGAKIGNRLTLILYISMATAGFTVYYLFATLDLIPEAAVADPGAGITVFGVDPIFIMNVLFILIGLGFVGLVLRGRKAAPGDQDVEDPVTGTELTVKNADYCTVYDESIYYFESDNSREQFLQSPESYL